Genomic window (Dictyoglomus thermophilum H-6-12):
GGTTTAATCTCTATAGACTTTTTCCAGTGTCTCCAAGCTTGAGATACGTTGTCTTCAAGAAGGTAAGTTATACTAAATAATACATTAGAATAGAAATCTTCATTAGAGGAATTTTTCAATAGTTCAAATTTATTCTCTAAAAGTAGATCTCCTAGTTTAGTAGTTTTAGCAAAGGGGGAAGTGAGTAAAATTAAAAGGAGAATTATTAAGCTAATGCTTATGTATGTCCTTTTTCTCATGACCGTCTCCTTAAATTTTAATCTGATAATTAATTATACAACGTAGATTAGCTTGAAAATATTATCAAATAGAGTGTAAAATTTTTAAAAATAACTTGTGTTAGTTCAAAATATTTTGCATTTAAATAATTTGGAGGAATAAAATGACAAAAAAGAAAAAAGCTCCTACTAGTTGGGACGTGGCTAGACTTGCAGGGGTTTCTAGATCTACCGTATCTTTTGTGCTTAATAATACCCCTGGAATAAAAATAAGTGAAGAGACAAGGAAAAGAGTGCTAGAGGCTGTAAAGGCTCTTGATTATAAGCCAAATGCTATAGCTAGGAGTCTTGCAAAGCAGAAAACAGAGGCTATTGCATTTTTTGTTTTGGATATTGCAAACCCAGTTTTTCCTAATATGGCAAGGGGTATAGAGGATGTTGCGAGACAGAATGGATATATTTTACTTCTTTGCAATACCGATGGTAAGAGTTTAAGAGAACTGAGATATATGAATATAATGTTGGAGAGGAGAGTAGATGGAATAATTGCTGGAGCATTATCTAATGAAGAGGTAAGCAAAATAGCCCAAAAGAAAAATATGCCTCTTGTAATTCTTGAACATCCAAGATTACAGGAACACGATGTAGTTTATGCTGATAATGTTAAAGGAAGTTATGAGGCAGTGATGCATCTTATTGAGTTAGGACACAATAGGATTGCTCATATAACCATAAACCCTGAAAGCATAATTGTTCAAGAGAGAATTGAGGGATACAAGAAAGCCCTTGAAGATGCTGGTATTCCTTTCGATGCTGATCTTTTGAAAATATTTTATGGGAAAGTTGATGAAGAAAGTGCAATAAACGAGCTGTTTTCACTTCCTGATCCTCCTACAGCCATTTTTACTTTTAGTGATTTTATGGCAATTCAAGTTATGAAGATATTAATTAGAAGGGGATATAGGATTCCAGATGATATTTCAGTAGTTGGTTTTGATGACACTCTTGCTAACTTAACAATACCTGCTTTAACTACTGTTTCTCAACCTTTTTATGAAATGGGTGCAAAGGCTGCTGAAATATTAATTGAAAGATTGAAAAATCCTAATATGCCTATACAGCATGTAAAATTGCCAACAAAATTAGTAATAAGAGAGAGTACTGCAAAAAGAAAATAAAAATCAAGTTTAAATTTAAATAATTTAAATTTTAACGATTATGGTATAATTTTACCAAATTATAAAAACGTTTTTTTGGGAGGTGTAAAAATTAAATGGTAGATTTGAAAGAAATTGCAGAGGCTGTGATAAAAGGAAATAGAAAAAAAGTCCAGGAACTTGTTAGCAAAGCTTTAGAGGATGGTTTGAGCCCTGAAGAAATTATAAACAACGGTCTTCTTGCAGGTATGAGTGTAGTTGGGGAGAGATTTAAAAACAATGAAATCTTTGTGCCAGAAGTATTGGTTTCTGCTAGGGCAATGCAGGCTGGAATGGATATACTAAAACCCTTGATTGCTAAGAACCCTGGTATTATTAAAGGGAAAGTAGTTATAGGAACGGTTAAGGGAGATTTGCATGATATAGGTAAAAATTTAGTAGCTATGATGTTAGAAGGAGCTGGATATCAAGTGTTTGATTTAGGAATTGACGTTCCACCAGAGAAATTTGTGGAAGCTATAAAGGAGTATAATCCAGATATAGTAGGTATGTCTGCTTTATTGACTACCACAATGCCTCAAATGGGAGTAACTATAGAAGTTCTTAAGAAAGAGGGGGTAAGAGATAAAGTTAAGGTAATTGTGGGAGGAGCTCCTGTTACAGAGACTTTTGCTAAAGAGATAGGTGCTGATGGTTATGCTCCTGATGCTCCTTCTGCAGTAGAGCTTGTGAATCAACTCTTAGGTTTAAAGTAAATGCATGAGATCAAGGTATTAAACGAGAATAAAATTATATATGCAAATGAGGGAGAAAATCTCCTTGATATATTGAGGGATAACAATATAAATATTGTCTCTCTATGTAATGGCGTGGGATGGTGTGGAAAGTGTAAAGTAAAGATTTGGAGTGGAAAAGTTTCAGCCTTAACGGGAGAGGAGAAAAAACTTCTTTCTGATGAAGAGATTAAAAATAATATTAGACTTGCTTGTCAATTGTGTATTAAGGATGACTTAGAAATAGAAATTTTAGAGAAACATGATTTTTTTAACTTTTCTAAAGGATTGGAATATAAGTTTGTTTTAAACCCTCCTATAAGGATAAGTAAAATTTTCCATAAAATAGATGAAAGAGATATAGTTAAGTCTTATTTAGAATGTATAGAAAAATATGGTGTTTTTGTAAAAGATTTGAATCTGGTTAAGAAATTGACAAATTTTGTCAAAGATAATTATTTTGATGCGTCCATAATAATCTTTGATGAAGAAATTATAGATATAAGAGAAAAAGATTTGGAAAAAATTTATGGGGTTGCGGTAGACTTGGGAACTACAACTCTTGTAGCTACTCTTTTTGATATCACTAATGGTGGAAATTTAGGGGCTAAGATGGAGGTTAATCCTCAGGTATCTTATGGGGCTGATGTCCTTTCTAGGATTAATTACATAATGACTCATAGGAATGGGCTCCCTGTCTTACAGGATTTAATAGATTCTAAAGTAGAAAATATGATTTTAAGTCTTTGTGAAGAAAATAAAATAAATCCTGAGGACATATATCTAATTTCTGTAGCTGGTAACTCGATAATGACTCATATTTTTTTAGGGGTAAATCCCTTAAGTATTGGTGTTTTTCCTTTTACACCAGTGTTTAGAAGGGGTTTAATAGTGTCATCTCGGAATCTTTTTAAGGGTATCAGAAATGCAAAAGTTTATACTTTTCCTCTTATTTCTGGATATGTAGGGGGAGATATTGTCTCTGGAATACTTGCTGTGGGTATGGATTATGAAGATAAAAATATCCTTCTTATAGACATAGGAACTAATGGAGAGATAGTACTAAAGTACAAAGATGAATTTTATGCCTGTGCTACTGCAGCAGGCCCTGCTTTTGAGGGAGGAAATATATCTCAAGGGATGATAGCAGTAAATGGTGCTATAGATCATGTATGGCTTGAGGATGAAAATATAAGGTATAGCGTAATTGGAGATGAGCAGGAAAAAGGTATAACTGGTTCTGGATTAATAGATGCGGTAGCTTTAATGCTTGATCTAAAAATAGTCGATGAGACAGGTAGAATGAAAAAGGAGTACTTTAATATAGGAAAGGTAAAGATAACTCAAAAGGATATAAGAGAGTTCCAATTAGCAAAATCTGCAATAAGGGCTGGAATAGAAATGGTTCTTATTAAGGCTGGTATTTCTTATAAGGATTTGGATAAGGTATATATATCAGGTAATTTTGGAAACTATATTAATTTAGAAAATGCCATCAAAGTGGGACTTTTACCTCCTCTTGAAATGGGAAAATTTGTAATATCGGGAAACACCTCTTTAATTGGAGCAGAGCTACTACTTCTTGATAAAAATTTTATTAAAAAAAGTGAATCTATTATTAGCAAGATTAAATATATAGAATTATCCTCATCTTCCGAGTTTCAAGATTTATTCATTAAGTTTATGAGATTGGGGGCGGGATATTATGAATAACAAAAATAAAAGGCTTGTTATTCCACTTTTAGGAGCCCCTGGGGTCAAACTCACGGATACTACTCTTAAAGAAAACTTGAGCGATCCCTTTGTTCAATTTAAGACTCTTTATAAGATTGTGGAGAGATTTAATCCTGATGGAATTTTTCCTTTTATGGATCTCACAGTAGAGGCAGAGGCTTTGGGTTTAAAGATTGAGTTTCCTGAGAATGATAACCCATCGGTTAGGGAGCATCCTGTTAAAAATAGAGATGCTTTAAACGAGATAAAGAGAAAATGGAAGGGTGTCTCTGAAAGAATGATTACTTTTATAAAAGTTTGTGAGATGATGGCAAAAGAGTTTAATATTTTAAAGGGAGGATATGTGATAGGACCTTTTACCCTTGCAGGAGAGCTTGTGGGAGTTAATGATTTAGGAATTAATGTTATAGAAGATCCAGATTTTGTTGAAGAGGTCGTAGATTTTACAACAAGTGTAATTTTCGAGTATGCTAAGGCTCTTTTGGAAACGGGTATAGATATGATTGCAGTTTTAGAGCCTACAGCGGTAATTCTTTCTCCCCAGCAATTTAGGGAATTTTCAATGAAACATTTTAAACATCTTTCATCAGAATTAAAAAAACCAGTTATTTATCATATATGTGGGAATACCAAGCATTTAATTGAGGATATGGGAAAAAGTGGTGCATGGGGTTTGAGCCTTGATAGTGCTGTTGATCTGAAATGGGCTTCTGAAATAGTTCCTTCGGATGTTAGACTCATAGGTAATTTAGATCCTGTAAAAGTATTCTTACAGGGTAATCCTGAGATGATATATGAAAAGACTAAGGAACTTTTGGAAAAAATGAGAGATGTAGATAATTTCATACTAAGTTCGGGCTGTGATATTCCTTTGGGAACACCTTTAGAAAATATTGATGCGTTTATGCAGGCTGCTAAAAGTTTTAAATAGTTATTGAAAAACTCCGACGATTTTGGTATTATATCTGATAAACTTTATAAAATTTTAGGAGGTGATGAAGTTGGTATGGATCATGCCTTGCCCGAAAAGGGCGGTTCACATAGAAGCAAATATACTGAAACTTTATAAAAGGAGGTATGAGGATGTTAAGGACAATTGAAGAAATAAATGAGAAAATCCGCCAGGGTAAGGCAGTGGTGGTTACTGCTGAAGAGATGATTGATATTGTAAAAGAAAAGGGTGTGGAGAAGGCAGCAAAGGAGGTTGATGTGGTAACCACAGGAACATTTGGCATTATGTGTTCGTCAGGAATATATTTTAATATAGGACATACAAAGCCAAGGATAAAGTTAGGTGGAGGAAAGGTTTATTTAAATGGGGTTCCAGCTTATGCTGCTTATGCTGCAGTAGATCTTTTCCTTGGAGCAAATGCACTTCCTGATGATGATCCGAGAAACAGATATTATCCTGGTGATTTTGAATATGGTGGAGGACATGTGATAGAGGATCTTGTTTCTGGAAAAGAGATTAGAATTACAGCACAAGCTTATGGTACAGATTGTTATCCCAGGAAGTTTTTAGACGCATACATAACTATACACGATTTAAATGAGGCTGTACTTTTTAATGTGAGAAATGCTTATCAAAATTATAATGTGGCTGTAAATTCTTCAGATAAAACCATATATACATATATGGGTATGTTAAAACCTCGTTTTGGAAATGCAAATTATAGTAGTGCAGGACAACTCTCTCCTCTTTTAAATGATCCTTATTATAAGACTATTGGAATAGGAACTAGAATATTTCTTGGTGGAGGAATAGGATATGTGGCCTGGCATGGTACACAGCATAACCCTAATGTAGAAAGAACAGAAAGAGGAATACCTAAGGGAGGAGCAGGTACCCTTGCAGTTATAGGAGATCTCAAGCAGATGAGCAGTGAGTGGCTCCGAGGGGTAAGTATGAAGGGTTATGGGGTATCTCTTGCTGTTGGAATAGGAGTTCCGATTCCTGTTTTAGATGAGGAGATCGCTTTTTATACATCGGTAAGTGATGAAGATATATTAGCACCTGTAGTGGATTATGCTACTACTTATCCTAATAGAGGCTCTGAGGTAATAACTTATGTGAGTTACAAAGAACTGAGAAGTGGAGAAATAGAACTTTTTGGGAAAAAGGTTCCTACAAGTCCTCTCTCTAGCTATCCTAAGGCAAGGAGAATTGCAGAAATTCTCAAGGAATGGATTAAAGAAGGTAAATTTTTACTTACTTCTCCATCTGCTCCAATTCCTGGGGTAGAATCGGGGATTAAATTTAAGCCCTTTAGTGGGAGAGAGATATTGGAGGAGGTGGAGAAGAGATGAGAACGGAAAGAATAGTTTTGCATTTTCCTAAAGAGCTTGCAGATAAACCAGTGATTGTGAACTTGGTAAAGAAGTTTAATTTAGATTTTAATATATTAAAGGCAACTATCACCCCTGATGCGGAAGGGGTTATGGTGTTGGAAATAACAGGGGAAGATAATAAGTTTTCAGAAGGTATCGAATATTTAAAAGAGCTTGGTGTTTCTATACAGCCTTTATCAAAGGATGTAATATGGCTTGAAGATAAATGCGTCCACTGTGGATATTGTGTGAGTTATTGTCCTACAAAAGCGCTCAATAGAGATGAAAAAACTCTAACTGTTAGTTTTGATTCTCAGAAATGTACTGCATGTGGAATATGTGTTGAGATTTGTCCATATAGTGCTATGGAGATGAAAATTTTTGTATAGGCTAACTCAGATTTAAAGGGGGAGAGATTTTTTCATTTTCTCCCCCTTATTTTATGAGATGTCTTCAGATAAGTATGTAGAGAGAACTTATAGAAAGTATATGAAAGCTCTTGATCTTGTATCTTTTCAGGTAAAGATACAAGAAAGTGATCTTTATATTTTGGCAAAAAAAGATTTAAAAAAAGAAGCTGAAAAGTTTTTACTTTTCTATAGAAAGCAAATTGAGGATTATATTTTAGAAGATCCAGTATTTAAATTAACTCTAAGTCCACATAGACCAAAGGATAATGCTCCTGAAATAGTGCAAGATATGTGCTTTTGGTCAGGGAAAGCAGGAGTTGGACCTATGGCATCGGTTGCTGGAGCTATAGCAGAATATGTAGGAAAGGAACTTCTAAATTACTCCGATGAAGTAATTGTTGAAAATGGGGGTGATATATTTATTTCAACAAAAAAAGAGAGGAAAGTAGCAATATTTGCAGGAGAATCGCCTTGGAGTAATAAAATAGGAGTTTTAATTCCCCCTAACTCAACCTTAGGAGTATGTACATCTTCAGGTAAAGTAGGTCCTTCATTAAGTTTTGGAGTGACAGATGCGGTTATGATTGTTTCTAATTCTGCGGTATTTTCTGATGCTTTGGCGACAGCTGTTGGGAATATGATTAAAAATGAAAAGGATGTAGAATTGGGAATTGAATTTGCACGAAAATTCCCTGAAGTAATACAGGTTGTGATAGTTTTTGATAAACATCTTGGAGTTTGGGGGAATCTTGAGCTTATAAAGTTATAATCATATAATTTCAATTACTACCTGAACATTATCATCGACATCATTTATATCAACAATTCTTCCTTTAAAATCGGGATCATTAATTAGATTTTTTATTTCTTCAGGTGATATCTCTATCTTTTCTCCATATTTTCCAGCATAGGTACTGGCAAATTTTAAGCCCCAGCTTAAAAATGATAGAGGAACCGTTATATTTACAATATTTCTTTCTTTTTCAACGACATTTACTCTTAAATATCTTTTCTCTTTTTTACTTACTTCTTCAAGCTTTTTTATAAGTTCTTCTGCCTCATCGGCCCTTATTCTTCCTTCTTCTACAAGTTTTAGAATTTTATACCTCTCTTCCCTCATCTTTATATTCCTCCTGTATTTAGGGAATATTAGTTTTATGCCAGTATAAATGAAAACTAAAGGCCATAGTTTCCAAAGGTCTTTTAATACAGGGACATCAAAATTATTAGCTAAAAGTGACAAGCCAATGATTATTAGAAAAATACTCCAAAAGACTTTATTAAACATTTTCTCCCTCCTCTAAAATCTTAAGGGCATCTTGTACAGTTATCTCTCCTTTTTCCAACTTATTTATGATCCATTTAACTTTATCTTTAGGTTCTTCCTCTTCCTCGAGGAGTCCTAACTTTTTAAGAATATTATCTAACTTACTCCTTACCGTAGGATAAGAAAGTTTTAGAATTCTTTCCATTTCCTTAACGTTTCCTCGAGTTTTTAAAAATAGCTCTAAGAATTCAAGTTCTTCTTGAGGAAGGCTTGCTAAACGGTTTACCCAAAACTCTCCTTCTATAGTAATTTTGCAATTAGGGCATTCTAATTTTTTTATTATCATTTCGTTGCCACATATAGGGCATCTCGGTAAAGGATGAGACATTTTTATTCCTCCTTTAAATTTTCATGGATAATTTTATAAAGTTTAAAATAAAAAATCAATATTTTAAAAATTGATTTTAAAAATAGAAAAATTTACTCGGATCTTAAGGCTTGAATGGGATCTAAATTGGCAGCTCGCATAGCTGGTAAGACTCCAAATATGAGTCCAATAAAGAGTGAGAAAGAGAATCCAAGAATTAAAGTTGAGTAAGAAAGGCTATAAGGTACCTCAAATTTAGAGAGGATCTCTCCTGCAATAATAGAAAGAGCTATGCCAAGGGTTCCCCCAATCATTCCTAAAAAAGCAGATTCGGTTAGGAATTGTATGAGAATGTCTCTTTTCTTAGCTCCAATTGCTTTTCTAATTCCAATCTCTTTATATCTTTCCGTTACAGAAACAAGCATTATGTTCATAATTCCAATGCCACCAACAATAAGAGAAATTGCAGCTATACCAGCAAGGGTTAGTGTTAATATGTTTAATATATCATTCATGGCAGAGAGAAGATCTTCCTGTTTTGCAATGACGAAATTTAATTTTCCTCTTCTTTGTTTTAAGACAAAGATTAATTTTTGTCTGTAGGTTTCTATGCTTTTATTTTCTTTAACCTGTGCAATGATGAAATTTAGAGTTTGGTCGCCCTTTAGCATTAATGCAGTGGTCAGCGGAATTATTATTCTTGAATCTAAATCTCCTAAGTTCTGACTATAGCCTCTTTCTTTTAGAATACCTATTATTCTGAAATTATGATCTCCGATCTTTATAATCTTGTTTGTTGCCTCTTTATAACTAATAGCTATACTTTTGGCTATTTTAGGTCCTACTATGCATACTTTTTCTTTGGCATCTTGCTCGTAGGATGTAAAAAACCTACCCTCAATTATTGAGTCTTTACTTATTAAGATTCCATCATTATCAGTGCCTTGTACATTGGCCTCTATGGGAAAAATCTGGTAATAGACATTATAGGGTGAGGATACTAAGGAAGAAACTAATAGTTCGTTCCTAAAGATGTTTCTAAGATATAATAGGTCATTGTAACTAAAAAGTTGAGGCATTCCTCTTCTTGGTCTTTGACCTTGTATGGATCTAAAAGTGCCTCCAGTCTCTGTGGAGGATGGAAATATTATTAGAGTATTACTGCCAAGGTTTTCTATTATCTGAAGGGTTTGGTTTTTAGCTCCTTCTCCAATAGAAATAAGCAATACAACAGAGAATACCCCTATAATTATTCCCAATATAGTCAAAAAAGATCTTAATTTATTAGATATTAGAGAATAAACAGCCAGTCTCAGATTCTCTTTAATTTGGGTTTTCATCTTTTTATCTCATTATCTATTTTTACTTTCTTATTATTGGCGATTTTGTCAATAGGGGATGTTATTATAAGATCTCCCTCTTTCAATCCTTCTTTTATTTCAATTTCGTCAAGAGTCATGTCTCCAATAATTACTTCTCTCTCTTGAGCCTTTCCATTTTCATAAACATACACATAGGTTTTTCCTTCTTTAAAAGTTATGGCGCTCAAGGGAATTGTAATAACATCTTTCTTTACTCCAATATTTATTATGGCTGAGATGGTCATTCCTTCTACTACTTTTTCTCCCAGTTGGGGAATAGGAATATATACTTCGTATGCGTAGGTTCCATCTTTATTTAAGGATGGAATTTTGCTTACATAAGTTACTTTCCCTTCCCATGGATTTTGATCAAGAGCATCTACAGTAATTATTGCTTTTTGGCCTTCTCTTATCTTTAGGACATTGTTTTCATCTACTTTCAAGATGGCATTTAGCGAGGTAGGATCAATTATGATAAAGGCAGGGTTATTTTGGGGTAAAGCTAAATTGAACATATTAAGTAAGCTTGAGAAGTTTCCCAATAAGTTGTTTAAGTTTAAGTTATTTTGTGAAATTTGTACTGTCTCATTGGGAGAGAGATTTACTTTAGCGATGAATCCATTTATGGGAGACTTAATTATTCTTTCTTCATATAATTTCTTCAAGGATTCATAATATGACTCTAAAGTTTTTATTTGATCTGATGTTATTTTAAACTCTGATTGAGAATTAAGAGTACCAAAGGCAATACTGATTTTAGCAAGATCAATTATATTTTTTATTTGCTCTATTTGCTTTTTTAAGTCTTCGGCATCTATTATTGCTAATATATCTCCTTTTTTAACTTTATCTCCTGGTTTTACCCTTACCTCTTTAACAACTCCTGAGATTTTTGGATAAATCTCTATTTTTCTTAAGAAAGAGAGGTTACCGCTTAGGTTAATTGTTAGATTTAGATCTTTCTTACTTATCTTTTCTACTTTTACAAGAATGGCGTTATTACTTTGATAGAAAACAGTTATTCCAATTGCTGTAAGGATTAGAACTATGATTAATAATCTTTTCATCTTTTCACTTCTCCTGTCCTTCAAGTTTTTCTAAGAATTCCTTTAAAAATTCAATATATCCTTTGGAATATCCTGCAAAGTTTTCTAAATTACGAAGAATAATTTTATCATATTCTTCTTTAAGAGTAGAATTATTTCCCATAAATAAATCTTTTGGAGCCTTGTAATTTTTAGTCTCGTTTATTTCTTTGAAGTATTTTGATTGTATTTCAAACAATTTACCTGCATCCTTTCTTGATGTCCATGCAGCTTTGATTCCTGCTTCTTCAGGGTTTTCTATTTTATATGGTTTTGCCTTTTTTAACGTTTCAATATATGCAGGATTTTTATTTAAAATTTGATACTCTTGATAATCTTCAAGGGTATAATGGTGGTTTTCTCCTTGAGCAATTACTTTTTCAAGATTAAAAATATTTTTTATAACATTTCCAAGAGGCATAGGATAAGCATGAAAAGGTTGGGTTAGATCTTGTAGATAGTGAAGGCTATAGGCAAAGAATCTAAATCCCCAGTAATAATCCCTTTTTTGGAAAGCTTCCCTTGCTAAATTCCAGAAGTGTATTATTCTCTTTGGGGCTTCACCTAATTTTAAAACTCCTCCAAGGGCAATGTAATACTGATGTCTCCAGCCTGAGCTTCCCCCTGTAAGCTTCTGCATGGAGTTTAAGTTGAGGTTTTCATCCATGCCATTGTCTGGTTCAGTAACATACCTTGTTATAATAGTAATGGCATCTATTGTGTCTCCTATTTTTTCTCCTCTATAAGGTATGGCATAAGCTGGGTTATAAGGAGAGGGATCATTGTAGGTATAAGGAGTTACCTTTATCTTGTTGTAGTTTTTCAACCACACATAGTCTTTTAATATTATTTCGGTCATTTCTCTGTGGGCTGACCAAGAGAAAATAGGAGATATGAGGATAAGAAATAAAATTCCTAAAAAGATAATTCTCTTTTTCATACTTTTGCCTCCCCAATCATAATATTCTTTCCCCTGAGTTCTTTTTAAAAAGGTAAATTTTTTTAGGCAATGAAAAGGCTATTTTTTCACCACAACGATATATTTCTCCTGATTTAATTTCTATTTTGATAGAGCTATTATCTTCTAACTGTACATGGAGAACCTTCGAAATGTCGGCTGGAGTTCCATCTATGAAATATATTTCACCTTTTATTTCACCATTAGGATTTATCTCTACGTCCTTTCCATGGAATCCTAAAAGATACTCTCCATCTTCTATTTTTTTATCTAAAGGAATAGTCTTATCTCTCCACATAATCTGAGAATTAATTACTTTTACTTCTAGCAGGTTCATAGAAGGTTTTCCAAAGAAGGAAGCCACAAAAGAGTTTTTAGGATTGTTTACTATTTCCTCATAAGTTCCCACTTGTATTATCTCTCCGTTATTCATAATCCCTATTAGATCTCCTATGCTTATTGCTTCAGTTTGATCATGGGTTACATATACGGAGGTTACGTTAAAGGTTACAAGTAGCTTTTTTAATTGAGCTCTTGTAATAACTCTGAGTTTTGCATCAAGATTAGATAAGGGTTCATCAAAAAGCATGACCGATGGATTTCTTATTATACATCTTCCTATGGCTACTCTTTGTTGTTCGCCTCCAGAAAGCTCTTTAGGTTTCTTATCTAATAAGTATTCAAAACCTACTCCAAGAATTTTTGCTGTCTCTCTTATTTTTTCATCAATTTCCTTTTCAGGGACCTTTTTAATCCAGAATGGAAAGGCCAAGTTTCCTCTCGCTTTATAGTGAGGATATAGAGCATAGTTTTGAAAAACCATGCCAATTCTTCTTTCGTAGGGAGACAATTCACTCACATCTTCGCTGTTAAAAAATATTTTTCCTTCGTCAGGCTTTTCTAAGCCCGCAATTACTTTTAGAAGAGTTGTTTTGCCACAACCAGAAGGGCCTAATATGGAGATAGTTTTTCCTGCTGGTATATTTAAGTTGATATTTTTAAGAGCATATATGGTTTCATTTTTTGCTTTAAAGGTTTTTGTAATATTTTCTAATCTAATCTCTATACTCATTGATTAGATGTTAAAAATTTTTTCATCAATAGGAGGATTTATCTTGAAGTTTTTATACACTCTTCTGTGAACTAATTCGTTTTGTCCATTTGTATTTTCATATTGTTCTAATTGAATTGGAATAAAATTATTCTTTTCAATATATATTCTTTGAAGCGAGTAATTATAAAGTCTGTCTCTACTATCTCCAATCTCAATTACATAACAGCTATATCCCAATATATTTACCTCTTTTATAGATTGAGGATTATACTTAGTTAGGATATCGACAATATACTCAAGACTCAGTTCGTTTACTCTTCCTCTTCTTATGGAAAGTACTATAGGATCATCTACGTTAAGAGATA
Coding sequences:
- a CDS encoding ASKHA domain-containing protein; the protein is MHEIKVLNENKIIYANEGENLLDILRDNNINIVSLCNGVGWCGKCKVKIWSGKVSALTGEEKKLLSDEEIKNNIRLACQLCIKDDLEIEILEKHDFFNFSKGLEYKFVLNPPIRISKIFHKIDERDIVKSYLECIEKYGVFVKDLNLVKKLTNFVKDNYFDASIIIFDEEIIDIREKDLEKIYGVAVDLGTTTLVATLFDITNGGNLGAKMEVNPQVSYGADVLSRINYIMTHRNGLPVLQDLIDSKVENMILSLCEENKINPEDIYLISVAGNSIMTHIFLGVNPLSIGVFPFTPVFRRGLIVSSRNLFKGIRNAKVYTFPLISGYVGGDIVSGILAVGMDYEDKNILLIDIGTNGEIVLKYKDEFYACATAAGPAFEGGNISQGMIAVNGAIDHVWLEDENIRYSVIGDEQEKGITGSGLIDAVALMLDLKIVDETGRMKKEYFNIGKVKITQKDIREFQLAKSAIRAGIEMVLIKAGISYKDLDKVYISGNFGNYINLENAIKVGLLPPLEMGKFVISGNTSLIGAELLLLDKNFIKKSESIISKIKYIELSSSSEFQDLFIKFMRLGAGYYE
- a CDS encoding methylcobamide--CoM methyltransferase, which encodes MNNKNKRLVIPLLGAPGVKLTDTTLKENLSDPFVQFKTLYKIVERFNPDGIFPFMDLTVEAEALGLKIEFPENDNPSVREHPVKNRDALNEIKRKWKGVSERMITFIKVCEMMAKEFNILKGGYVIGPFTLAGELVGVNDLGINVIEDPDFVEEVVDFTTSVIFEYAKALLETGIDMIAVLEPTAVILSPQQFREFSMKHFKHLSSELKKPVIYHICGNTKHLIEDMGKSGAWGLSLDSAVDLKWASEIVPSDVRLIGNLDPVKVFLQGNPEMIYEKTKELLEKMRDVDNFILSSGCDIPLGTPLENIDAFMQAAKSFK
- a CDS encoding LacI family DNA-binding transcriptional regulator, whose amino-acid sequence is MTKKKKAPTSWDVARLAGVSRSTVSFVLNNTPGIKISEETRKRVLEAVKALDYKPNAIARSLAKQKTEAIAFFVLDIANPVFPNMARGIEDVARQNGYILLLCNTDGKSLRELRYMNIMLERRVDGIIAGALSNEEVSKIAQKKNMPLVILEHPRLQEHDVVYADNVKGSYEAVMHLIELGHNRIAHITINPESIIVQERIEGYKKALEDAGIPFDADLLKIFYGKVDEESAINELFSLPDPPTAIFTFSDFMAIQVMKILIRRGYRIPDDISVVGFDDTLANLTIPALTTVSQPFYEMGAKAAEILIERLKNPNMPIQHVKLPTKLVIRESTAKRK
- a CDS encoding LiaI-LiaF-like domain-containing protein — its product is MFNKVFWSIFLIIIGLSLLANNFDVPVLKDLWKLWPLVFIYTGIKLIFPKYRRNIKMREERYKILKLVEEGRIRADEAEELIKKLEEVSKKEKRYLRVNVVEKERNIVNITVPLSFLSWGLKFASTYAGKYGEKIEISPEEIKNLINDPDFKGRIVDINDVDDNVQVVIEII
- a CDS encoding UPF0280 family protein; amino-acid sequence: MSSDKYVERTYRKYMKALDLVSFQVKIQESDLYILAKKDLKKEAEKFLLFYRKQIEDYILEDPVFKLTLSPHRPKDNAPEIVQDMCFWSGKAGVGPMASVAGAIAEYVGKELLNYSDEVIVENGGDIFISTKKERKVAIFAGESPWSNKIGVLIPPNSTLGVCTSSGKVGPSLSFGVTDAVMIVSNSAVFSDALATAVGNMIKNEKDVELGIEFARKFPEVIQVVIVFDKHLGVWGNLELIKL
- a CDS encoding cobalamin B12-binding domain-containing protein encodes the protein MVDLKEIAEAVIKGNRKKVQELVSKALEDGLSPEEIINNGLLAGMSVVGERFKNNEIFVPEVLVSARAMQAGMDILKPLIAKNPGIIKGKVVIGTVKGDLHDIGKNLVAMMLEGAGYQVFDLGIDVPPEKFVEAIKEYNPDIVGMSALLTTTMPQMGVTIEVLKKEGVRDKVKVIVGGAPVTETFAKEIGADGYAPDAPSAVELVNQLLGLK
- a CDS encoding homocysteine biosynthesis protein, translated to MLRTIEEINEKIRQGKAVVVTAEEMIDIVKEKGVEKAAKEVDVVTTGTFGIMCSSGIYFNIGHTKPRIKLGGGKVYLNGVPAYAAYAAVDLFLGANALPDDDPRNRYYPGDFEYGGGHVIEDLVSGKEIRITAQAYGTDCYPRKFLDAYITIHDLNEAVLFNVRNAYQNYNVAVNSSDKTIYTYMGMLKPRFGNANYSSAGQLSPLLNDPYYKTIGIGTRIFLGGGIGYVAWHGTQHNPNVERTERGIPKGGAGTLAVIGDLKQMSSEWLRGVSMKGYGVSLAVGIGVPIPVLDEEIAFYTSVSDEDILAPVVDYATTYPNRGSEVITYVSYKELRSGEIELFGKKVPTSPLSSYPKARRIAEILKEWIKEGKFLLTSPSAPIPGVESGIKFKPFSGREILEEVEKR
- a CDS encoding NIL domain-containing protein, whose protein sequence is MRTERIVLHFPKELADKPVIVNLVKKFNLDFNILKATITPDAEGVMVLEITGEDNKFSEGIEYLKELGVSIQPLSKDVIWLEDKCVHCGYCVSYCPTKALNRDEKTLTVSFDSQKCTACGICVEICPYSAMEMKIFV